The following are from one region of the Flavimobilis soli genome:
- a CDS encoding SURF1 family protein produces MSSAESCGEHATQGPAEDGGETSVTTAPVRASAADLVRAALQPRMLVVLVVVLAAALGCGALGRWQLDRAQERGAQAEQHRIDELAAAGPVPIGQVLAPQVSMSGQLVGKTVSVTGTFEDGQLLVEGRAHAGRTGYLVLSPLRVSDDGTGGATWADLSGAPVIPVVRGWVASPEDAVDAAPGTVTVTGYLQTSESVGEGMVGEGITDSISSGHLANVWGGPVYSGYLVQASSDPADPGAASLALLERPRLEGSDGGLNLQNLFYAMQWWIFGLFAVGLWLQAVRDEARAERDDDAFTGWDDLQPRDGRA; encoded by the coding sequence ATGAGCAGCGCGGAATCCTGCGGAGAACACGCGACCCAGGGGCCCGCGGAGGACGGTGGTGAGACGTCGGTCACGACGGCCCCGGTGAGGGCCTCGGCGGCCGACCTGGTCCGGGCAGCGCTGCAGCCCCGCATGCTCGTCGTGCTCGTCGTCGTGCTCGCCGCGGCCCTCGGCTGCGGCGCTCTCGGTCGCTGGCAGCTCGATCGCGCGCAGGAGCGCGGTGCGCAGGCGGAGCAGCACCGCATCGACGAGCTCGCCGCCGCGGGGCCGGTGCCGATCGGTCAGGTCCTGGCGCCGCAGGTCTCGATGAGCGGCCAGCTCGTCGGCAAGACCGTGAGCGTGACGGGCACGTTCGAGGACGGCCAGCTCCTCGTCGAGGGCCGTGCGCACGCCGGGCGGACGGGCTACCTCGTGCTGTCGCCCCTGCGGGTGTCGGACGACGGCACGGGCGGGGCGACGTGGGCGGACCTCTCGGGCGCGCCCGTCATCCCGGTCGTGCGCGGCTGGGTCGCGTCCCCCGAGGACGCGGTCGACGCGGCGCCGGGCACCGTGACCGTCACGGGCTACCTGCAGACGTCCGAGTCGGTCGGGGAGGGCATGGTCGGCGAGGGGATCACCGACTCGATCAGCTCGGGCCACCTCGCGAACGTCTGGGGCGGCCCGGTCTACTCGGGCTACCTCGTCCAGGCGTCGAGCGACCCTGCGGACCCGGGAGCGGCGAGCCTCGCGCTCCTCGAGCGTCCGCGCCTCGAGGGTTCCGACGGCGGGCTCAACCTGCAGAACCTCTTCTACGCGATGCAGTGGTGGATCTTCGGCCTGTTCGCGGTCGGCCTGTGGCTGCAGGCCGTGCGCGACGAGGCCCGCGCAGAGCGTGACGACGACGCGTTCACCGGCTGGGACGACCTCCAGCCGCGCGACGGGCGGGCCTGA
- the pta gene encoding phosphate acetyltransferase — translation MTTTGRNIYITSAEGETGKSTVALGIVDLLTRRVQRVGVFRPVARSTQERDHVLELLLAHDGVDLDYEQCVGVTYDDVHADPEAALSTIVTRYHQVEARADVVVIVGTDYTDVAGPTELGYNARIAANLGAPVLLVANGNKRTPESVRQSVDVAIAELTSHHAHVVGVLANRCNPAQVAAVRGQLATPERPAWAMPEDPYLTAPTVRQLTDAVDGTLIAGDEALMGREVLDVLVGAMSIEHLLDRITDGSVVITPGDRSDILLGLLTAHAANGFPSLAGVILNGGFTPPPVVTRLVEGLDARLPIITTDQGTFRSASIASQTRGLVTAGSQRKIDTALALFEQHVDGDELLDMLAVARTEVVTPLMFEYDLLSRARADRKHIVLPEGTDDRILRAASTLLQRQVADLTILGDERDILARAAGLGLDLSGAQILDPSEGELFERFAEEYTKLRAHKGMTVERAREIVRSVSYFGTMMVQLGLADGMVSGAAHTTAHTIKPSFEIIKTVPDVSVVSSVFLMCLEDRVLVYGDCAVNPDPTAEQLADIAISSAATAQQFGVEPRIAMLSYSTGESGSGADVDKVRTATAIVRERRPDLSVEGPIQYDAAVDASVAKTKLPDSAVAGRANVFIFPDLNTGNNTYKAVQRSAGAIAVGPVLQGLRKPVNDLSRGALVQDIVNTVAITAIQAQGQSPAGA, via the coding sequence GTGACTACGACGGGTCGGAACATCTACATCACCTCGGCGGAGGGCGAGACCGGCAAGTCGACGGTCGCGCTCGGCATCGTCGACCTGCTGACGCGGCGCGTCCAGAGGGTCGGCGTGTTCCGGCCCGTCGCCCGGTCCACCCAGGAGCGTGACCACGTCCTCGAGCTGCTGCTCGCGCACGACGGCGTCGACCTCGACTACGAGCAGTGCGTCGGCGTCACGTACGACGACGTGCACGCCGACCCCGAGGCGGCGCTGTCGACGATCGTCACGCGCTACCACCAGGTCGAGGCGCGCGCCGACGTCGTCGTCATCGTCGGCACCGACTACACGGACGTCGCCGGGCCGACCGAGCTCGGTTACAACGCCCGCATCGCGGCGAACCTCGGCGCGCCCGTCCTGCTCGTCGCCAACGGCAACAAGCGCACGCCCGAGTCGGTGCGCCAGAGCGTCGACGTCGCGATCGCGGAGCTCACGAGCCACCACGCGCACGTCGTCGGCGTCCTCGCGAACCGCTGCAACCCGGCGCAGGTCGCTGCCGTTCGCGGTCAGCTCGCGACGCCCGAGCGTCCCGCGTGGGCGATGCCCGAGGACCCGTACCTCACGGCCCCGACCGTGCGTCAGCTCACCGACGCCGTGGACGGCACTCTCATCGCGGGCGACGAGGCGCTCATGGGCCGCGAGGTCCTCGACGTCCTCGTCGGCGCCATGTCGATCGAGCACCTGCTCGACCGGATCACCGACGGCTCCGTCGTCATCACGCCGGGCGACCGCTCCGACATCCTGCTCGGCCTGCTCACCGCGCACGCAGCCAACGGCTTCCCGAGCCTCGCTGGCGTCATCCTCAACGGCGGGTTCACGCCGCCGCCCGTCGTCACGCGCCTCGTCGAGGGCCTCGACGCTCGCCTGCCGATCATCACGACCGACCAGGGGACGTTCCGCTCCGCGTCGATCGCGTCGCAGACGCGCGGCCTCGTGACCGCTGGCTCGCAGCGCAAGATCGACACCGCCCTCGCGCTGTTCGAGCAGCACGTGGACGGCGACGAGCTGCTCGACATGCTCGCGGTCGCGCGCACCGAGGTCGTCACGCCGCTCATGTTCGAGTACGACCTGCTCAGCCGCGCCCGCGCGGACCGCAAGCACATCGTCCTGCCCGAGGGCACCGACGACCGCATCCTGCGCGCCGCGTCCACGCTGCTGCAGCGTCAGGTCGCGGACCTGACGATCCTCGGCGACGAGCGCGACATCCTCGCGCGCGCCGCGGGCCTCGGCCTCGACCTGTCGGGCGCCCAGATCCTCGACCCCTCCGAGGGCGAGCTCTTCGAGCGCTTCGCCGAGGAGTACACGAAGCTGCGCGCCCACAAGGGCATGACGGTCGAGCGTGCCCGCGAGATCGTCCGCTCCGTGTCCTACTTCGGCACGATGATGGTCCAGCTCGGCCTCGCCGACGGCATGGTCTCGGGCGCTGCCCACACGACCGCGCACACGATCAAGCCGTCGTTCGAGATCATCAAGACCGTGCCCGACGTCTCCGTCGTGTCGTCCGTCTTCCTCATGTGCCTCGAGGACCGCGTCCTGGTCTACGGCGACTGCGCCGTCAACCCGGACCCGACCGCCGAGCAGCTCGCGGACATCGCGATCTCCTCGGCCGCGACCGCCCAGCAGTTCGGCGTCGAGCCCCGCATCGCGATGCTCTCCTACTCGACCGGTGAGTCCGGCTCGGGAGCCGACGTCGACAAGGTCCGCACCGCGACCGCGATCGTCCGCGAGCGCCGTCCTGACCTGTCGGTCGAGGGCCCGATCCAGTACGACGCCGCGGTCGACGCCTCGGTGGCGAAGACGAAGCTGCCCGACTCGGCGGTCGCCGGCCGGGCCAACGTCTTCATCTTCCCGGACCTCAACACCGGCAACAACACGTACAAGGCCGTGCAGCGCTCGGCCGGCGCGATCGCCGTCGGCCCCGTCCTGCAGGGCCTGCGCAAGCCCGTCAACGACCTCTCTCGCGGTGCCCTCGTCCAGGACATCGTCAACACCGTGGCCATCACGGCGATCCAGGCCCAGGGCCAGTCGCCCGCCGGCGCCTGA
- a CDS encoding phosphoketolase family protein: MSVPVGSDDTTTTATSTAEPQRWRRGSGAPVAPETLARIDAWWRAANYLSVGQIYLLANPLLRTPLSRDDVKPRLLGHWGTTPGLNFLYAHLNRVIQERALSTMYITGPGHGGPGLVANTYLEGTYTETYPDITQDDEGLRRLVRQFSFPGGIPSHVAPETPGSIHEGGELGYALSHAYGAAFDNPDLLVAAVVGDGEAETGPLATSWHSNKFVNPAKDGVVLPILHLNGYKIANPTVLARISEDELRSLMVGHGHEPFFFTGGFDDESPESLHGRFAAILDEVLDKIADIKARAAEGDESRPRWPMIVLRTPKGWTCPPEIDGKRTEDSWRAHQVPLASARDTPEHLEVLEQWLRSYRADELFDETGRLRPEVAALAPEGELRMSANPHTNGGLLMKDLRLPDFRDFAVEVSEPGDSLSEATRVLGEYLTEVVRLNPDNFRIFGPDETASNRLQAVYDATSKVWNADYLPSDVGEHLARAGRVVEMLSEHQCQGWLEGYLLTGRHGMFSCYEAFIHIIDSMFNQHAKWLKVTREIPWRRPIPSLNYLLSSHVWRQDHNGFSHQDPGFIDHVVNKKAEVVRVYLPFDANTLLSTYDHCLRSRDYVNVVVAGKQPAPNLLSMEDAVAHTTRGIGIFDWAGTEVPGTDPDVVLACAGDVPTLEVLAAADLLRQHIPDLKVRVVNVVDLMRLQDATEHPHGLTDRDFDNLFTTDKPVVFAYHGYPWLIHRLTYRRTGHANIHVRGYKEEGTTTTPFDMVMLNDLDRFHLVIDVIDRVPGLGSKYASLRQHMQDERLRAREYTRNHGEDLPEIRDWVWPDAGNTGAGTGGPQQATVATGGDNE, translated from the coding sequence ATGAGCGTTCCCGTAGGTTCCGACGACACGACCACGACAGCGACCTCGACCGCCGAACCGCAGCGCTGGCGCCGCGGCTCCGGCGCCCCGGTCGCCCCCGAGACCCTCGCACGCATCGACGCGTGGTGGCGGGCCGCCAACTACCTCTCTGTCGGGCAGATCTACCTGCTCGCCAACCCCCTGCTGCGCACGCCGCTCTCTCGCGACGACGTCAAGCCGCGCCTGCTCGGCCACTGGGGCACGACACCGGGCCTGAACTTCCTGTACGCCCACCTCAACCGGGTCATCCAGGAGCGCGCCCTCTCGACGATGTACATCACGGGCCCTGGCCACGGTGGTCCCGGCCTCGTCGCGAACACCTACCTCGAGGGCACGTACACCGAGACGTACCCCGACATCACGCAGGACGACGAAGGCCTGCGCCGCCTCGTGCGGCAGTTCTCGTTCCCCGGCGGCATCCCCTCGCACGTCGCACCCGAGACCCCCGGCTCGATCCACGAGGGCGGCGAGCTCGGCTACGCCCTCTCGCACGCGTACGGCGCAGCGTTCGACAACCCCGACCTGCTCGTCGCCGCCGTCGTCGGCGACGGCGAGGCGGAGACCGGCCCGCTCGCGACGAGCTGGCACTCCAACAAGTTCGTCAACCCGGCGAAGGACGGCGTCGTCCTGCCGATCCTCCACCTCAACGGGTACAAGATCGCCAACCCGACCGTCCTCGCGCGCATCAGCGAGGACGAGCTGCGCTCCCTCATGGTCGGCCACGGCCACGAGCCGTTCTTCTTCACCGGCGGCTTCGACGACGAGTCGCCCGAGTCGCTGCACGGCCGCTTCGCCGCGATCCTCGACGAGGTGCTCGACAAGATCGCCGACATCAAGGCGCGCGCCGCCGAGGGCGACGAGTCACGGCCGCGCTGGCCGATGATCGTCCTGCGCACCCCCAAGGGCTGGACGTGCCCGCCCGAGATCGACGGCAAGCGCACCGAGGACTCGTGGCGCGCCCACCAGGTGCCGCTCGCGAGCGCCCGCGACACCCCCGAGCACCTCGAGGTCCTCGAGCAGTGGCTGCGCTCCTACCGCGCCGACGAGCTGTTCGACGAGACGGGCCGCCTGCGCCCCGAGGTTGCCGCGCTCGCCCCCGAGGGCGAGCTGCGCATGAGCGCCAACCCGCACACGAACGGCGGGCTGCTCATGAAGGACCTGCGCCTGCCGGACTTCCGCGACTTCGCGGTCGAGGTCTCCGAGCCGGGCGACTCGCTCAGCGAGGCGACCCGCGTCCTCGGCGAGTACCTGACCGAGGTCGTGCGGCTCAACCCCGACAACTTCCGGATCTTCGGGCCTGACGAGACGGCGTCGAACCGCCTGCAGGCCGTCTACGACGCGACGTCGAAGGTGTGGAACGCCGACTACCTGCCCTCCGACGTGGGCGAGCACCTCGCGCGCGCGGGCCGCGTCGTCGAGATGCTCTCGGAGCACCAGTGCCAGGGCTGGCTCGAGGGTTACCTGCTGACCGGCCGCCACGGCATGTTCAGCTGCTACGAGGCGTTCATCCACATCATCGACTCGATGTTCAACCAGCACGCCAAGTGGCTCAAGGTCACCCGTGAGATCCCGTGGCGCCGCCCCATCCCGAGCCTGAACTACCTGCTGTCGAGCCACGTGTGGCGCCAGGACCACAACGGGTTCTCGCACCAGGACCCGGGCTTCATCGACCACGTCGTCAACAAGAAGGCCGAGGTCGTCCGCGTCTACCTGCCGTTCGACGCGAACACCCTCCTGTCGACGTACGACCACTGCCTGCGCTCGCGCGACTACGTCAACGTCGTCGTCGCGGGCAAGCAGCCCGCACCGAACCTCCTGTCGATGGAGGACGCCGTCGCCCACACGACGCGCGGCATCGGCATCTTCGACTGGGCGGGCACCGAGGTGCCTGGCACGGACCCCGACGTCGTCCTCGCGTGCGCCGGCGACGTGCCGACGCTCGAGGTGCTCGCCGCCGCGGACCTGCTGCGCCAGCACATCCCCGACCTCAAGGTGCGCGTCGTCAACGTCGTCGACCTCATGCGGCTGCAGGACGCGACCGAGCACCCCCACGGCCTGACCGACCGCGACTTCGACAACCTGTTCACCACGGACAAGCCCGTCGTCTTCGCGTACCACGGGTACCCGTGGCTCATCCACCGCCTGACCTACCGCCGTACCGGCCACGCCAACATCCACGTGCGCGGGTACAAGGAGGAGGGCACCACCACGACGCCGTTCGACATGGTCATGCTCAACGACCTCGACCGGTTCCACCTCGTGATCGACGTGATCGATCGGGTGCCCGGCCTGGGCTCGAAGTACGCGAGCCTTCGCCAGCACATGCAGGACGAGCGCCTCAGGGCGCGCGAGTACACGCGGAACCACGGGGAGGACCTCCCCGAGATCCGTGACTGGGTATGGCCCGACGCCGGCAACACCGGCGCGGGCACCGGCGGTCCGCAGCAGGCGACCGTCGCTACTGGAGGCGATAACGAGTGA